A stretch of Bordetella genomosp. 13 DNA encodes these proteins:
- a CDS encoding sensor histidine kinase, translating into MADSGSDRPDPDRLLRRLDDAAVRASRGKLRVYFGASAGVGKTYAMLAAARAQREQGVDVVAGIVETHGRNETAALLEGIEVLPLQSLDYRGRALPEFDLAGALRRRPRLLLVDELAHSNAPGARHAKRWQDVEELLAAGIDVWTTLNVQHLDSLNEAVGSITGVRVWETVPDEVFDGAHEVILVDLSADELLRRLKEGRVYVPDQARHATRNFFRKGNLIALRELALRRTAQHVDDDVQEYRHERRIEPVWRTREAVLACIAPDAHAEHVVRGAHRLAQQLECDLHVVTVEALRVAPLPQAEKQHLDRAMALADGLGARTETLADTDLADAATRYMRRHNITKAVLGRGASGGWLCRRASPAALLDAMLAPGWWRRRRTFADALSQACPEVDVIRVAAPPVAGPPPGRDLMTLGRRPGDAPDARGSQPIGGYAWALGYCAVATALSAAAVEVLHQTNIVMFYLLAVVGVALRHGRGPAALASVVSVALFDYFFVQPLSSFAVSDVQYLVTFVVLLGVGLLIGQLTAGLRAQARTSAKREADARGLYEFARELSSALMPDQIVAAASAFLNAAFGARSALYVLALDDRLALASSPDPDMAALEPSLAQWVYDHGRPAGAGTSTLSNSPLLYLPLKAPMRVRGVLALQAPGRPFSAMPEAQRQLDAYATLIAIALERLHYVEVAQQALVNIESERLRNSLLAAVSHDLRTPLTSLVGMAETLMRDPAALPGATRDTAAAMRDQAQRMHALVVNLLDMARLQSRDAPLRPEWQSVEELVGAALASMRESLAGRQLCVGRLSDLPLVECDGILIERVLCNLLENAAKYTPPGSPIHIDARAADGELHVEVRDHGPGVPEDMRQRIFEKFTRGGRESATPGVGLGLAVCKAILEAHHGRIWVEPGQGGSGARFVFALPLGTPPATPVEMPLSRTLSD; encoded by the coding sequence ATGGCCGACTCCGGTAGCGATCGTCCCGACCCCGACCGGCTGCTCAGGCGCCTGGACGATGCCGCGGTCCGCGCAAGCCGCGGCAAGCTGCGCGTGTACTTCGGCGCGTCGGCCGGCGTGGGCAAGACCTACGCCATGCTGGCGGCCGCCCGTGCACAGCGCGAGCAGGGCGTGGACGTGGTGGCCGGCATCGTGGAAACCCACGGCCGCAATGAAACCGCGGCGCTGCTCGAGGGCATCGAGGTACTGCCGCTGCAGTCGCTGGACTATCGCGGCCGCGCGCTGCCCGAGTTCGACCTGGCGGGCGCGTTGCGGCGCCGGCCTCGACTGCTGCTGGTCGATGAACTGGCCCACTCCAACGCGCCCGGCGCGCGCCATGCGAAGCGCTGGCAGGACGTCGAGGAACTGCTTGCGGCCGGCATCGACGTGTGGACCACGCTGAACGTACAGCACCTGGACAGCCTGAACGAGGCCGTGGGCAGCATCACCGGCGTGCGGGTCTGGGAGACGGTACCGGACGAGGTGTTCGATGGCGCGCACGAGGTCATCCTGGTGGACCTGTCCGCCGACGAACTGCTGCGCCGCCTGAAGGAAGGGCGCGTCTACGTGCCCGACCAGGCGCGCCACGCCACCCGCAACTTCTTCCGCAAGGGCAACTTGATCGCGCTGCGGGAACTGGCGCTGCGCCGCACGGCCCAGCACGTCGACGACGACGTGCAGGAGTATCGCCACGAACGCCGGATCGAGCCCGTATGGCGCACCCGCGAGGCGGTATTGGCCTGCATCGCGCCCGATGCCCATGCCGAGCACGTGGTGCGCGGCGCCCATCGCCTGGCCCAGCAGCTGGAGTGCGACCTGCACGTGGTCACGGTGGAGGCGCTGCGCGTGGCGCCGCTGCCGCAGGCCGAGAAGCAGCACCTGGACCGCGCCATGGCCCTGGCCGACGGCTTGGGCGCGCGCACCGAGACCCTGGCCGACACCGACCTGGCGGATGCGGCCACGCGCTACATGCGCCGCCACAACATCACCAAGGCCGTGCTGGGCCGAGGCGCCTCGGGCGGCTGGCTGTGCCGCCGCGCGTCGCCGGCCGCGCTGCTGGACGCCATGCTGGCGCCGGGCTGGTGGCGGCGCCGCCGCACCTTTGCCGATGCGCTGTCCCAGGCATGCCCGGAGGTGGACGTGATCCGCGTGGCGGCGCCTCCGGTGGCGGGCCCGCCGCCCGGCCGCGACCTGATGACGCTGGGGCGCCGTCCCGGCGATGCGCCCGATGCGCGAGGCTCGCAACCGATCGGCGGCTATGCCTGGGCGCTGGGCTATTGCGCCGTGGCCACCGCGTTGTCGGCCGCGGCCGTGGAGGTCCTGCACCAGACCAACATCGTGATGTTCTATCTGCTGGCCGTGGTCGGCGTCGCGCTGCGGCATGGGCGCGGACCGGCGGCGCTGGCGTCGGTGGTCAGCGTCGCGCTGTTCGATTACTTCTTCGTCCAGCCCCTGTCGTCCTTCGCGGTATCCGACGTGCAGTACCTGGTGACGTTCGTGGTGCTGCTGGGCGTGGGCCTGCTGATCGGCCAACTGACCGCCGGCCTGCGCGCGCAGGCCAGGACCTCGGCCAAGCGCGAGGCCGACGCGCGCGGCCTGTACGAGTTCGCACGCGAGTTGTCTTCCGCGTTGATGCCGGACCAGATCGTGGCGGCGGCCAGCGCGTTCCTGAATGCCGCCTTCGGCGCGCGCAGCGCGCTGTACGTGCTGGCCCTGGACGACCGGTTGGCGCTCGCGTCGTCGCCGGACCCGGACATGGCCGCATTGGAACCGTCGCTGGCGCAATGGGTGTATGACCATGGCCGGCCGGCGGGCGCGGGCACCAGTACGCTGTCCAACAGCCCGCTGCTGTACCTGCCGCTGAAGGCGCCCATGCGCGTGCGCGGCGTGCTGGCCTTGCAGGCGCCGGGGCGGCCGTTCTCGGCCATGCCCGAAGCGCAGCGCCAGCTCGATGCCTACGCCACGCTGATCGCCATCGCGCTGGAACGCCTGCATTACGTCGAGGTGGCGCAGCAGGCCCTGGTCAACATCGAATCCGAGCGCCTGCGCAATTCGCTGCTGGCGGCCGTGTCGCACGACCTGCGCACGCCGCTGACCAGCCTGGTGGGCATGGCCGAGACGCTGATGCGAGATCCGGCGGCCCTGCCCGGCGCCACACGCGACACCGCCGCCGCGATGCGCGACCAGGCGCAGCGCATGCACGCGCTTGTGGTGAACCTGCTGGACATGGCTCGCCTGCAAAGCCGCGACGCGCCGCTGCGGCCCGAGTGGCAGTCCGTGGAAGAGCTGGTGGGCGCCGCGCTGGCTTCGATGCGCGAATCTTTGGCGGGCAGGCAGCTATGCGTGGGGCGGCTGTCCGACTTGCCGCTGGTGGAATGCGATGGCATTCTGATCGAGCGGGTGCTGTGCAACCTGCTGGAGAACGCCGCCAAGTACACGCCGCCGGGCAGCCCGATCCATATCGACGCGCGAGCGGCGGATGGCGAACTGCATGTCGAGGTGCGCGACCACGGCCCCGGCGTGCCCGAAGACATGCGCCAGCGCATCTTCGAGAAGTTCACCCGCGGCGGACGCGAGTCCGCCACGCCCGGCGTGGGCCTGGGACTGGCCGTCTGCAAGGCCATCCTGGAAGCCCATCACGGCCGCATCTGGGTCGAGCCCGGGCAGGGCGGATCGGGCGCGCGCTTCGTGTTCGCGCTGCCGCTGGGCACGCCGCCGGCCACGCCCGTCGAGATGCCGCTTTCCCGGACGCTTTCTGACTGA
- the kdpB gene encoding potassium-transporting ATPase subunit KdpB, whose protein sequence is MAAADSAVAPVAGSPGTERQFGFWSSSLVGPALRDSLRKLSPAAQWRNPVMFVVYVGSILTTVLWGMALAGVAEAPAGFILGISVWLWFTVLFANFAEALAEGRGKQQAATLRGLRTTIQARVLKGFRESDEPGATPHVWRDRAESRASGDLRKGEVVLVMAGETIPGDGQVVAGIASVDESAITGESAPVIRESGGDFSSVTGGTRVLSDWIFVRIAANPGESFLDRMIGMVEGAKRQKTPNELALTILLVVLTIVFLVVCVTLLPFSAYAVEAAGAGSVVSVTVLVALLVCLIPTTIGGLLSAIGVAGMSRLMQSNVIATSGRAVEAAGDVDVLLLDKTGTITFGNRQAAAFLPAPGVTPQELAEAARLASLADETPEGRSIVALAEKTLGASAAGLPQVDTARAEFVPFTAQTRMSGVDLPDRTVRKGALDAIVAWLKAQGTSLPTALSRDAETVARRGSTPLAVSDGARALGVIELKDIVKPEIQPRFAELRRMGIKTVMITGDNKLTAASIAAEAGVDDFLAEATPEAKLKLIRAYQQEGRLVAMTGDGTNDAPALAQADVAVAMNSGTQAAKEAGNMVDLDSNPTKLIEIVEIGKQMLMTRGALTTFSVANDVAKYFAIIPAAFATVYPQLGVLNVMRLATPASAILSAVIFNALIIVLLIPLALKGVRYRPLGAAVLLRRNLLVYGLGGLLAPFVGIKLVDMVLVAFGLA, encoded by the coding sequence ATGGCCGCCGCCGATTCGGCCGTCGCGCCCGTGGCCGGCAGTCCCGGTACCGAGCGCCAGTTCGGCTTCTGGTCGTCGTCGCTGGTGGGCCCCGCGCTGCGCGACAGCTTGCGCAAGCTCTCGCCCGCGGCGCAGTGGCGCAACCCGGTGATGTTCGTCGTGTACGTCGGCAGCATTCTCACCACGGTGCTGTGGGGGATGGCGCTGGCCGGCGTGGCCGAGGCGCCCGCCGGCTTCATCCTGGGCATCTCGGTGTGGCTGTGGTTCACCGTGCTGTTCGCCAACTTCGCGGAGGCGCTGGCCGAAGGCCGCGGCAAGCAGCAGGCCGCCACGTTGCGCGGCCTGCGCACCACCATTCAGGCCCGCGTGCTGAAGGGCTTTCGCGAAAGCGACGAGCCCGGCGCCACGCCGCACGTATGGCGGGATCGCGCCGAGTCGCGCGCGTCCGGCGACCTGCGCAAGGGCGAGGTCGTGCTGGTGATGGCGGGCGAGACCATTCCTGGCGACGGGCAGGTGGTGGCGGGAATCGCCTCGGTCGACGAAAGCGCCATCACCGGAGAATCCGCGCCGGTGATCCGCGAGTCGGGCGGCGATTTCTCGTCCGTCACCGGAGGCACGCGTGTGCTGTCCGACTGGATCTTCGTGCGCATCGCCGCGAACCCCGGCGAAAGCTTCCTGGACCGCATGATCGGCATGGTCGAGGGCGCCAAGCGGCAGAAGACGCCGAACGAATTGGCGTTGACCATCCTGCTGGTGGTCCTGACCATCGTGTTCCTGGTGGTGTGCGTGACCTTGCTGCCGTTCTCGGCGTATGCCGTGGAGGCGGCCGGCGCGGGCAGCGTGGTGTCGGTGACGGTGCTGGTGGCGCTGCTGGTATGCCTGATTCCCACCACCATCGGCGGCCTGCTGTCGGCCATCGGCGTGGCGGGCATGAGCCGCCTGATGCAGTCCAACGTGATCGCGACTTCGGGCCGCGCGGTGGAAGCCGCCGGCGACGTGGACGTACTGCTGCTGGACAAGACCGGCACGATCACCTTCGGCAATCGCCAGGCCGCGGCGTTCCTTCCTGCGCCGGGCGTGACGCCGCAGGAACTGGCCGAGGCGGCGCGCCTGGCCTCGCTGGCCGACGAGACGCCCGAGGGCCGCAGCATCGTGGCGCTGGCCGAGAAGACGCTGGGCGCATCCGCCGCCGGGTTGCCGCAGGTGGATACGGCCCGGGCCGAGTTCGTGCCGTTCACGGCGCAGACGCGCATGAGCGGCGTGGACCTGCCCGACCGTACCGTCCGCAAGGGCGCGCTGGACGCGATCGTGGCCTGGCTGAAAGCGCAGGGCACGAGCCTGCCCACGGCCCTGTCGCGCGATGCCGAGACAGTGGCGCGGCGCGGCAGCACGCCGCTGGCCGTCAGCGACGGAGCCCGCGCGCTGGGCGTGATCGAGCTGAAGGACATCGTCAAGCCCGAGATCCAGCCGCGCTTTGCCGAACTGCGCCGCATGGGCATCAAGACGGTCATGATCACCGGCGACAACAAGCTCACCGCGGCCTCCATCGCGGCGGAGGCCGGCGTCGACGACTTCCTGGCCGAGGCCACGCCCGAGGCCAAGCTCAAGCTGATCCGCGCCTACCAGCAGGAAGGCCGCCTGGTGGCGATGACGGGCGACGGCACCAACGATGCGCCCGCGCTCGCGCAGGCGGACGTGGCCGTGGCGATGAACTCGGGCACGCAGGCCGCCAAGGAAGCGGGCAACATGGTGGACCTGGATTCCAATCCCACCAAGCTGATCGAGATCGTCGAGATCGGCAAGCAGATGCTGATGACGCGCGGCGCGCTGACCACCTTCAGCGTGGCCAACGACGTGGCCAAGTACTTCGCGATCATTCCGGCGGCCTTCGCCACGGTGTACCCGCAGCTGGGCGTGCTGAACGTCATGCGGCTGGCCACGCCCGCCTCGGCCATCCTGTCCGCGGTGATCTTCAACGCGCTGATCATCGTCCTGCTGATCCCGCTGGCGTTGAAGGGCGTGCGCTATCGCCCGCTGGGCGCGGCCGTGCTGCTGCGGCGCAATCTGCTCGTCTATGGCCTGGGCGGCCTGCTGGCGCCTTTCGTCGGCATCAAGCTGGTCGACATGGTGCTGGTCGCCTTCGGCTTGGCCTAA
- the kdpA gene encoding potassium-transporting ATPase subunit KdpA, producing MDARFVALLAVYLAVLLCVAPFLGRYIRQAMENGDYRLTRWGRPLERLCYRLAGVDPRAEMGWKHYALALLLFNVLGFVAVYGLQRMQGVLPLNPAGLGAVSPDSSLNTAISFVANTNWQGYAGEATMSYLTQMLALTVQNFVSAATGMAVLFALVRGLTRHGARAVGNFWTDLVRGTLYVLLPMAFALAIALVGQGVIQNLDPYVQARTLEAQEYSAPRLDAQGRPQLDAEGRPAMETLSTQQQTIAMGPVASQEAIKMLGTNGGGFFNANSAHPYENPTPLSNLLQMWAIFLIPAALCFSFGEMAGSRRQGAIILAAMTAMFVVFAMAAAHFEQQTTPALAQAGLALDGGNMEGKEVRFGIAPTALFAAITTAASCGAVNGMHDSFSAMGGLSPMLLMQLGEVVYGGVGAGLYGMLAFAILAVFIAGLMIGRTPEYLGKKIEAFDMKMVSIVLLVTPVLVLVGTAVAVLTGAGKAGVLNPGIHGYSEILYALSSAANNNGSAFAGLSANTPFYNLLLGAAMWFGRFAPIVALLALAGSLAAKPRLPQGPGTMPTTGPLFGVLLIGSVLLVGALNYVPALALGPVAEHLQDAVHVVKP from the coding sequence ATGGACGCCCGATTCGTCGCGCTGCTGGCGGTGTACCTGGCCGTCCTCTTGTGCGTGGCCCCGTTCCTGGGACGCTACATCAGGCAGGCCATGGAGAATGGCGACTACCGGCTGACCCGCTGGGGGCGGCCGCTGGAGCGCCTGTGCTATCGGTTGGCCGGGGTCGACCCGCGGGCCGAAATGGGCTGGAAGCATTACGCGCTGGCCCTGCTGTTGTTCAACGTGCTGGGCTTCGTGGCGGTCTATGGACTGCAGCGCATGCAGGGCGTGCTGCCGCTCAATCCCGCCGGGTTGGGCGCGGTGTCGCCCGATTCGTCGCTGAATACGGCGATCTCGTTCGTGGCCAATACCAACTGGCAGGGCTACGCGGGCGAAGCCACCATGAGCTACCTGACGCAGATGCTGGCGCTGACGGTGCAGAACTTCGTGTCCGCCGCCACCGGCATGGCGGTGCTGTTCGCGCTGGTGCGCGGCCTGACGCGCCACGGCGCGCGGGCGGTGGGCAATTTCTGGACCGACCTGGTGCGCGGCACGCTTTACGTGCTGCTGCCGATGGCGTTTGCGCTGGCCATCGCGTTGGTGGGACAGGGCGTGATCCAGAACCTCGATCCCTATGTGCAGGCGCGGACCCTGGAAGCGCAGGAATACAGCGCGCCCAGGCTCGATGCGCAGGGGCGGCCGCAACTGGACGCCGAAGGCAGGCCGGCGATGGAAACGCTGAGCACGCAGCAGCAGACCATAGCCATGGGCCCGGTGGCGTCTCAGGAAGCCATCAAGATGCTGGGCACCAACGGCGGCGGCTTCTTCAATGCCAACTCGGCGCATCCCTATGAGAACCCCACGCCGCTGTCCAACCTGCTGCAGATGTGGGCCATCTTCCTGATCCCGGCGGCCTTGTGCTTCAGCTTCGGCGAGATGGCGGGCAGCCGCAGGCAGGGCGCCATCATTCTCGCGGCCATGACGGCGATGTTCGTCGTCTTCGCCATGGCCGCCGCGCACTTCGAGCAGCAGACCACGCCCGCGCTGGCGCAGGCCGGCCTGGCGCTGGACGGCGGCAACATGGAGGGCAAGGAAGTGCGCTTCGGCATCGCGCCGACCGCGCTGTTCGCCGCCATCACCACCGCGGCTTCGTGCGGCGCGGTCAACGGCATGCACGATTCGTTCTCGGCCATGGGAGGCCTGTCGCCCATGCTGTTGATGCAACTGGGCGAAGTCGTATATGGCGGCGTGGGCGCGGGGCTGTACGGCATGCTGGCCTTCGCCATCCTGGCCGTGTTCATCGCCGGGCTGATGATAGGCCGCACGCCCGAGTACCTGGGCAAGAAGATAGAGGCCTTCGACATGAAGATGGTGTCGATCGTGCTGCTGGTCACCCCGGTGCTGGTGCTGGTGGGTACGGCCGTGGCCGTGCTGACCGGCGCGGGCAAGGCTGGCGTGCTGAACCCGGGCATCCACGGCTATTCCGAGATCCTGTACGCGCTGTCCTCGGCCGCCAACAACAACGGCAGCGCCTTCGCGGGGCTGTCGGCCAACACGCCGTTCTACAACCTGCTGCTGGGCGCTGCCATGTGGTTTGGCCGGTTCGCGCCCATCGTCGCGCTGCTCGCGCTGGCAGGGTCGCTGGCCGCCAAGCCGCGCCTGCCGCAGGGGCCCGGCACCATGCCCACCACCGGCCCGCTGTTCGGCGTGCTGCTTATCGGGTCGGTGCTGCTGGTCGGCGCGCTGAATTACGTGCCCGCGCTGGCGCTCGGTCCCGTCGCAGAGCATCTGCAGGACGCCGTGCATGTCGTGAAACCTTGA
- a CDS encoding RidA family protein — translation MSDNTPRADANGIIRYGVAGGTGQGGQHMPFSRAVQADGWLYVSGQVPMRDGEIVEGNVTTQSHAAIRNLLDILAEAGYGVEHVVRCGVWLDDPRDFAAFNKVFKEYFGEHPPARACVESRLVIDAKVEVECVAYKRPRGS, via the coding sequence ATGAGCGACAACACCCCGCGCGCCGACGCCAACGGCATCATCCGCTACGGCGTGGCCGGCGGCACCGGCCAGGGCGGCCAGCACATGCCCTTCTCGCGCGCCGTCCAGGCCGACGGCTGGTTGTACGTGTCCGGCCAGGTGCCGATGCGCGACGGCGAGATCGTCGAAGGCAACGTCACGACGCAATCGCACGCGGCCATCCGCAACCTGCTCGACATCCTGGCCGAGGCCGGCTACGGCGTGGAGCACGTGGTGCGCTGCGGCGTGTGGCTGGACGATCCGCGCGACTTCGCGGCCTTCAACAAGGTGTTCAAGGAATACTTCGGCGAGCATCCGCCGGCGCGGGCATGCGTGGAGTCGCGCCTGGTGATCGACGCCAAAGTAGAGGTGGAATGCGTGGCGTACAAGCGGCCTCGCGGGTCATGA
- a CDS encoding DUF4212 domain-containing protein: MPASRLRPHSPARYWRRNVQLIALLLVLWVALTAAPALFTGYLAFEFIGWPFPFWLAAYGAPLAFLLIVAAYGWIMNRADAHAAQTAGELDTADTPPREPR; encoded by the coding sequence ATGCCGGCATCCCGCCTCCGTCCGCATTCCCCCGCGCGCTACTGGCGCCGCAACGTCCAGCTCATCGCGCTGCTGCTGGTCCTGTGGGTCGCGCTTACCGCCGCGCCGGCCCTGTTCACCGGATACCTTGCGTTCGAGTTCATCGGCTGGCCGTTTCCGTTCTGGCTGGCCGCCTATGGCGCGCCCCTGGCCTTCCTGCTGATCGTGGCCGCGTACGGCTGGATCATGAACCGGGCCGACGCACACGCCGCGCAGACCGCCGGCGAGCTGGATACGGCCGACACCCCGCCGCGCGAGCCGCGCTGA
- the kdpE gene encoding two-component system response regulator KdpE: MFDYQPTVLLIEDDANIRRFVRTALESEGCEVHEADTVQRGLIEAGTRQPDAVVLDLGLPDADGMTLIRELRGWTEVPVLVLSARASETDKIEALDAGADDYLTKPFGVGELLARLRVLLRRHARGGAGNAAEFSFGDVHVDMARRVVTRAGQHVHLTQIEYRLLAVLLAHRGKVMTHRELLREVWGPSHVESNHYLRIYMGHLRQKLEADPAQPVHLVTEIGVGYRFAS; this comes from the coding sequence ATGTTCGATTACCAGCCCACCGTACTGCTCATCGAGGACGACGCCAACATCCGGCGTTTCGTCCGCACCGCGCTAGAGTCCGAGGGATGCGAGGTGCACGAGGCCGATACGGTGCAGCGCGGCCTGATCGAGGCCGGCACGCGCCAGCCCGACGCCGTGGTGCTGGACCTGGGCCTGCCCGACGCCGACGGCATGACGCTGATCCGCGAGCTGCGCGGCTGGACCGAGGTGCCTGTGCTGGTGCTGTCGGCGCGCGCCAGCGAGACCGACAAGATCGAAGCGCTGGATGCCGGCGCCGACGACTACCTCACCAAGCCCTTCGGCGTGGGCGAGCTGCTGGCCCGGCTGCGCGTACTGCTGCGGCGCCATGCGCGCGGCGGCGCCGGCAATGCGGCCGAGTTCAGCTTCGGCGACGTGCACGTGGACATGGCGCGGCGCGTGGTGACCCGCGCCGGCCAGCACGTGCACCTGACCCAGATCGAATACCGGTTGCTGGCGGTGCTGCTGGCGCATCGCGGCAAGGTGATGACCCATCGCGAGCTGCTGCGCGAGGTGTGGGGGCCGTCGCACGTGGAAAGCAACCATTATCTGCGCATCTACATGGGTCACCTGCGGCAGAAGCTCGAGGCCGATCCGGCGCAGCCGGTGCACCTGGTCACCGAGATAGGCGTGGGGTACCGGTTCGCGTCGTGA
- a CDS encoding N-acyl-D-amino-acid deacylase family protein has translation MYDTLIADVLVLDGTGGAGFRADVALAGGRVAAIGQPGELAKPAGSVHAGAGLALAPGFIDVHTHDDTNVISTPGMLPKLSQGVTTVVVGNCGISAAPVTLRGEPPDPMNLLGRRDDFRYASFADYTRAVDAARPSVNVAALVGHTALRNNHMDRLDRRATDAEIAAMRAQLREALQHGAVGLSTGLAYASAYSADTAEVQALAEELDAHGALYTTHLRSEFAEILDALQEAYDIAAHARAPLIVSHLKCAGAGNWGRSRDVLASLDTAGRMVPVGCDCYPYAASSSTLDLKQVTSDFDIDITWSTPHPGMAGRKLADIAAEWQVPLAEAARRLQPAGAVYHGMHEEDVRRILSHPLTMIGSDGLPNDPLPHPRLWGAFPRVLGHYSRDLGLFPLEQAVHKMTGLSAARFGLAGRGLVRQDYHADLVLFDPATVADRARFDDPARPAAGIRAVWVNGVLSYHDGAATGDRAGRWLPRSGDLRSGFASPTLSESTRPDQEPS, from the coding sequence ATGTACGACACTTTGATCGCCGACGTACTGGTGCTGGACGGCACGGGCGGCGCGGGCTTTCGCGCCGACGTGGCGCTGGCCGGCGGGCGCGTCGCCGCCATCGGCCAGCCCGGCGAACTGGCCAAGCCGGCGGGCAGCGTGCACGCCGGCGCGGGCCTGGCGCTGGCGCCGGGCTTCATCGACGTGCACACGCACGACGATACCAACGTGATAAGCACGCCCGGCATGCTGCCCAAGCTGTCGCAGGGCGTGACCACGGTGGTGGTGGGGAACTGCGGCATCAGCGCCGCGCCGGTCACGCTGCGCGGCGAACCGCCCGACCCGATGAACCTGCTGGGCAGGCGCGACGACTTCCGCTATGCCAGCTTCGCCGACTACACGCGCGCGGTGGACGCCGCGCGGCCCAGCGTCAACGTGGCGGCCCTGGTGGGCCACACGGCGCTACGCAACAATCACATGGATCGCCTGGACCGGCGCGCCACCGACGCGGAAATCGCTGCCATGCGCGCCCAGCTGCGCGAAGCCTTGCAGCACGGCGCCGTCGGGCTGAGCACCGGGCTGGCCTATGCGTCCGCCTACTCGGCCGACACCGCCGAAGTGCAGGCGCTGGCCGAGGAGCTGGATGCACACGGCGCGCTGTACACCACCCATCTGCGTTCGGAGTTCGCCGAAATCCTCGACGCCCTGCAGGAGGCCTACGACATCGCGGCGCACGCGCGCGCGCCATTGATCGTGTCGCACCTGAAGTGCGCCGGCGCGGGCAACTGGGGCCGCAGCCGCGACGTACTGGCCAGCCTGGACACCGCCGGCCGCATGGTGCCGGTAGGTTGCGACTGCTATCCCTATGCGGCCAGTTCGTCCACGCTGGATCTGAAGCAAGTGACGTCCGATTTCGATATCGACATCACGTGGTCCACGCCCCATCCCGGCATGGCGGGCCGCAAGCTGGCCGACATCGCCGCCGAATGGCAGGTGCCGCTGGCCGAGGCGGCGCGGCGGCTGCAGCCGGCTGGCGCGGTCTACCACGGCATGCACGAGGAAGACGTGCGCCGCATCCTGTCGCACCCGCTCACCATGATCGGATCCGACGGCCTGCCCAACGATCCGCTGCCCCATCCGCGCCTGTGGGGCGCCTTCCCGCGCGTGCTTGGCCACTACAGCCGCGACCTGGGGCTGTTTCCGCTGGAACAGGCGGTGCACAAGATGACGGGCCTGTCGGCCGCGCGCTTCGGCCTGGCCGGACGCGGCCTGGTGCGCCAGGACTACCACGCCGACCTGGTGCTGTTCGATCCCGCCACCGTGGCCGACCGTGCGCGCTTCGACGACCCGGCGCGGCCCGCGGCGGGCATCCGCGCGGTATGGGTCAACGGCGTGCTTTCTTACCACGACGGCGCCGCCACCGGCGATCGCGCCGGGCGCTGGCTGCCGCGCAGCGGCGACCTGCGCTCCGGCTTCGCGTCCCCCACCCTGTCCGAATCCACCCGTCCCGATCAGGAGCCATCATGA
- the kdpC gene encoding potassium-transporting ATPase subunit KdpC, with amino-acid sequence MQTSSNTQSQGLLRPAVMLFVLLSVITGLVYPLLTTGVAGVLFPRQASGSLIERDGQVVGSELIGQSFGSPGYFWSRPSATATMAYNGAASGGSNLGPTNPALAQAVQERIAALRAVDPANAAPVPVDLVTASGSGLDPHISPAAADYQAGRVARARGMSEDAVRELVRAHTDEPWLGLIGDPAVNVLRLNLALDRAAPEPRR; translated from the coding sequence ATGCAAACTTCATCCAATACACAGAGCCAGGGCCTGCTGCGGCCCGCCGTGATGCTGTTCGTTCTGCTGTCGGTGATCACCGGCCTGGTCTATCCGCTGCTGACCACCGGCGTCGCGGGCGTGCTGTTCCCGCGCCAGGCGTCCGGCTCGCTGATCGAGCGCGACGGCCAGGTGGTGGGATCGGAACTGATCGGCCAATCCTTCGGCTCGCCGGGCTATTTCTGGAGCCGGCCCTCGGCCACCGCGACCATGGCGTACAACGGCGCGGCGTCGGGGGGCTCGAACCTGGGGCCGACCAATCCGGCGCTGGCCCAGGCCGTGCAGGAACGCATCGCGGCGCTGCGCGCGGTCGATCCCGCCAACGCGGCGCCCGTGCCCGTGGACCTGGTCACGGCCTCGGGCAGCGGGCTGGACCCGCACATCAGTCCGGCCGCGGCCGACTACCAGGCGGGCCGTGTGGCGCGCGCTCGCGGCATGTCCGAAGACGCGGTGCGCGAACTGGTGCGGGCGCACACCGACGAGCCGTGGCTGGGGCTGATCGGCGACCCGGCCGTCAACGTGCTGCGCCTGAACCTGGCGCTGGACCGGGCGGCGCCCGAGCCGCGCCGATAG
- the kdpF gene encoding K(+)-transporting ATPase subunit F, protein MFGHPMNKSRRISGFWTEQASQPRDVRRREGRTELVRMTPLHGFYTGPSKLYPVFTPGSVICAGSGGKPADAVQFGARPRGEKHGCPVPRGLRRDGRPDLGVDRLLRARAARRQEGIAMTAIYWLGGITAAALLAYLLAALFNPEKF, encoded by the coding sequence GTGTTCGGCCATCCCATGAACAAATCGAGACGAATTTCGGGATTTTGGACCGAGCAGGCAAGCCAGCCGCGCGACGTCCGGCGCCGCGAAGGACGCACCGAATTGGTGCGGATGACCCCTTTACACGGTTTTTATACCGGGCCCTCCAAGCTTTATCCCGTTTTTACCCCCGGCTCCGTAATCTGCGCAGGGTCCGGCGGCAAGCCCGCCGACGCTGTTCAGTTCGGGGCACGGCCCCGGGGAGAAAAACATGGATGTCCTGTACCTCGCGGCCTTCGGCGCGATGGCCGGCCTGATCTGGGCGTTGATCGCCTTCTGCGCGCGCGCGCCGCGCGGCGACAGGAGGGCATCGCCATGACCGCCATCTACTGGCTGGGCGGCATCACCGCGGCCGCGCTCCTGGCCTATCTGCTGGCCGCGCTGTTCAACCCGGAGAAATTCTGA